tttcaaCTGATATAGCAGTCAAAGGTacgtttaatttcttttttttgattttgACTATCAACcaggggcgctttccatttgacagaactgaccgaccagaccaggcatttataaggactaactctacaacgccttcaaattaacactcttcgaggatgatatacactCCTCAGGAAGATTGTGAGGGATTGTCATGCAAGAGTTCCTTCAAATTGCAAACCTGTGGGTCTGGCTGGCCAGTtttgacaaaaggaaagtgccCCAGGGTCACTGCAAATGCCTTACGGActggtccacggactacccctaTGGACCCCCTCTTTGGACCACCCCAAAACGACAAGTAAATTTGACTTACCGTTTGTTTGTATAGAccactcgtgtcggcgaaatctcaaccATAATTTGTGTTCTGCAAATTTTAACAGACTCAGGGTCTGGCCTGAGCCTGAGCCTTAAATAGTCTGTTAAATTTGCAGAGCATAATGGTTGAGATTTCCCCAacacgagtggtctatccagacaaccggtAAGTTAAATCTTTagatgttatttattttttaaaatttttttctatttctttgttgtttaggGTAGTCGGTAGAGGGGGTCCGTAGTGGTAGTCCGTGGACAGATCCGTAAGCCAGTCCATGGACCCAATCTGTAGAGGGGGTCCGCGGACCAGGGGTCAGTGTTATCGGGTCACCCTGTCAGCCAAGTGTCGGTAAACTGTTGGCCAACACTCTGCTAACAGTTAACCGGCAGACAGGTGATAGTCTACTGACAGATGAAATTTTAGCTAACTGAAAGTACTTAcatgctgcaaacactgcattTTTGTGGTAGTTTTCTACAATTCTGTTTGAAGCTTGAATGGCACGACTGTtggttgtttgttgtttgccagCCGACTGTCGACTGACTGTTGTCCAACAGTTTACCAAACGGTCAGCCAACAGCCGACTGGGGGAGCTTTTGTGCATTTTTCATAGAGAGAACATtgccttttaaaaaaattatatacaaTTTTCTCTTGACAATATTATCTTACCTGCCTCTAACTTTCCTGCTAcaataacatttctttgtcattTTCTGCAATTGTCAAAAACTAATTCTTTTGTTAGTGGAATATATTCCATTAAATTGGCTGCTTAAGAGGTCCAAAAAAGTGGAAAACTAGCTtcaattaatattattattttgatgtaCTACCAAGCAAGGAAGGGGAACAGGTTTAAGGACGTccgcgccaattgctactgcgcatcctgacagcgcacgcaaattcacatgccacgtcacgCATCGAGCGCAcacgctaagtactaaaatgaacaatgatagggcagatggccattgctatagctttacTTGGATTTAatgatcttggatgttcggttacccctacttttcttttcagaaacagattttattaacaattatctccacattgtccaaaaatgaacaaaaaatcaatgtgggaagttaaaaaaattcaagatttctgtcctcgggacatggaaacctgccatcttgcggctgcaaggcgcacgaaactatggtcgctaaatgcgaacttgttctttaaggaacctcaacagttagctaaattcacttgatgggtccacttaaacaaagtttggtagagaacatttcacttcaaagatgtaattgcaatatttttgggcttacagacagtGTGGCCTTATtggctaaagaagccggattttttcagatttagggtgttcttccgggcaagttctctccaaaacgaagtcggtgaccccccattttttttacatttctgacatcactaactcatcatctttcagtggtaaaatcaatgttagaaaattttcgcgcgaacgtccttaagacagGGTAGAGGTCACAAAGTACTTTGCATTGAGACAGCTCTTTGAAAACCATGatgcaaagtagtttgtgaCATCAACCTTTCAAAGAAAATGGCAAAGGGAGTTTCAGGAAAAAGGGTTATAAAAGACtgttggaggcagtgtggccaagtgcttagggtgcttgccttgagatccagagatcccgggttcaagacccgttctgaccactggctgaatttgttcctggcagtccctggttcaacttcccagctgcacttgtaaatagccaactggtttgcctccggccagttgggattcttaacagttgttgttgttgtgttctgttgtttcgttgattgtttcattggccccgaaaagcccctatggggagcagtcaattaagtatgtaatgtaatgtaatgtaagaCAACAGAACATGTTCGGGAAAAATGCTGCAAGAGagcaatgataataataatattattatgattgtTCTCTATCACTAtttcttattaattattaataataattatttgtttttcggTGTACTAGAAAAGTTTGTTGAGATGCTAGGTACTTCAAAAGAGAACTAGTGGAACCAAAACATTTACAAATAACCAGTGATAAGGCAGTTGATTGACCTGACCATCTGTTATCATTGGTCAATAATTCCACCTCTTCTTGAGACTTTTGTCCCCACATAGCTTTTGTGGTTACATGACATGTATGAAATTCTTTCAACCATCTAGATGTTTCCAGTTTTGTATTAATGACGGAAGTAGAAAAGTACAGTACTAGCCAGTTAAAAATATGTATAAATGTATCAAATACAGCTGTAGTTTTGGGATACTTGAACCAAAAATTTTGTTTGTGAGATGAAGGTATTTTGCTATAAAGCAAGTCTTAATGtgatattattataattatgtgatgacaaattttggattttaattAAGTGTAtgtgttgtagttcaatttgcactttggtacaatttgtttttgtaccAGTACAGAATATATtaaactggtacaaaatatattgaactggtacaatttttaatttcatagTATAAGTTGTTGCATTAGGATGGAAAGGGTTCTGTGGAGGAATCCATAAGTGGGACAGATTGAAAGAAGTTTTCACTGATTACGGTGGATTAATTTGGATCATTTCCACGATGTTGTTAGTTTTACTGCCTGTGCCCTTAGAATAATTTTACTTGGgcatgaaataaattattataaaagacaTCCAAACAAGTTCCTATCTTCTCTCTTTCAGAGGATGCTGCTATCACTCAGTTGTCTGAGTTTGGACAGTATGTTGCAAGTATTCTGCCAAAATACATCCAGCAAGCTCAAATGACGCaaacaaaagaacttgaatTATTGATTGCTCCAGAGGGAATCATTCCGGTGCTTACTTTCCTGAAAGATCACACCAATGCACAATACAAATCCATAATAGACATTACAGCCGTTGATAAGCCTGGAAAGCCCTATAGATTTGAGGTACATGTGTGCTTAAAATCCTTTTACTGCTAATGGGTTCCCATTATTCTGATTGATGAGTTAAATCATCtggcttaagggcccacagacggatttttctgcattgctaaggaagtgaaatgttacttccggtaactgacgtcatcatattgtgagctgacaagaaaacccactcacaagcaaaagtcactgcacaaactgttgtttccatcgaaggtttttcctcgcccttcgtcgcgctcgttctcagatcaactgcgcatgcgtaaacaaactgacttccgttttgagaaaaaagctaaatttccggcggttttaaataccaaatacagaatatagctaagcatttatttcttaaaatcatcttttttgtaaaagttatgtgtatttcagtatcgtttatgtctttaaaaacaacattttttttttgaaaataaaaagaaaaccatacttggctggatgcaaaaatgaatacaaattatcaaaccatcgattaaatacccaaattgcgtagcacggagacaaatttagagttttcttttattggtcacgtgaccatgggcgtggtatgatgacgtcatatttagggtcattggcttacaaaagttggaaactgaccaaaataatgccaaattctctcaaattacttaaccattacatccttagcaacgcaccccaaaaaatacgtcagtgggcccttaaaatCTGTATTTGGTACTCTTGGGTAGCCTGCATACATGTAGCTGGTGGTATTGTTGGCGCATGAGGCAAATTAACAAGCAGCAAAGACGCGTGGAGAATGGGGAGCAGCGCTGTAAAATACTGAGCCTCTCCTATTCTCCATGTGGCTTCGCCTCTCGTTAATTTGTCTCTTGAGCCAACAGTACTACCAGCTACACAGGCTAACTCTGGGAGGAAAGGAGAAACAACAACAGCTGCCCTATGGTGCACAAAAAGCTGTTTTTGTCCACCCTGCATCGCTGTAACTTGCAATAATGTATGGCACTCGGTTGTTAGGAATGttgattgttttttttgtttatttttgttttgtatatgtTGTAGTAGAAATGTTCCTTGGTTAAacttttttctaactagtttgttttttactttcctCTGTCTTACAGACAtaatcataatctgaaacaaaggaaagtattaAATTAGTCGAACTAGTTTGAAAACTTTTtaaccaaggaaaaaaattaactacatTATACATTACATATCAGTTTTCTGATCTGCAGTTCTGTTTCCTTCCCATTGAAGCATGtccaataatttattgttataaGTAATAAAATAGATAACATTaagatttaagaaaaaaatcacaaacacCCTGTGTCTACTCTTGTGTAACTAACATCAAGTCATGTTTGGTGCTATTTTGTGCCCTACAGATGGTGTACAATTTGCTGTCTCTGAGATACAATGCGAGGATAAGAGTTAAGACCTACACTGATGAACTTACACCTATCGACTCAGCTGACCCAGTATTCAAAGCAGCAAATTGGTATGAAAGAGAGGTATGTCAATGCTCATGTACTTGACAAAATTACAGTGCTTGTGCATGAGTTGACACAGTCACTGAAAAGTGTACTTTTCTTAGCATGGGCCTAGTGCACAAATTGTACTGTCAATTCTTTCTAAAGCAGACACCCTTTGGACTCTCTCCTGGTGGTCACAATCAGTACAGAGAATTTTCAAGAATCATCCATGTAATaatactattgttattattgtgtGCTGATTAACAAAACTGTAGTGTGTAAATCAGTCGAAGGAAATTTTTAGTTACACAGTTTGAAGTAACGTTCGGGTCATTCTATTGATTTTACAAGAAATGCAAGATGTCAGCTTTAAAATGGCCTGCTGTTTGCTGTAAAGAGGTTTCCACATTATGGAGAGTTCATTTAATTCCGGGAAACACGAAAATTGGGGTGGACCACTGGGGTCTATGGTTTCCTTAAAGAGGTGTCTTCCTTTAGTAGTGTCAACATAGGAAAGTTACTTTAACGTTTAACTTAATTGTGTGTATTTCTCCTTTCCACTCCTCTCTAATTGCAGATTTGGGACATGTTTGGTGTATTTTTTGCGGATCATCCAGATTTGAGAAGAATCTTGACAGATTATGGGTTTGAAGGGCACCCTTTTAGAAAGGATTTTCCATTATCTGGTTATGTAGAGGTAATGGCGATTTAAGTTGGTGATTTTTGATCAGACActgttgttttttcttaatttgtgAAGTGCAAGGGACTTTATACATTGATTATTCAGACAACAATGTTCAGTACAGTTACTTGTAGGGCAGCAGTAAATACATACTCTGAATGATAATGATTTTGGGTAATGTAAAATATCAAGATCTGCTCTTACTGCAGGTgtgtagagtgttttcatgtgatgtcacagcagccatgttggtgtttctAAACAAtcgaacggcggccatgtttgtgtacccAATGAACTTTATTATCATGCACatgttttctttaacttttgtttcgttgggaaaacaaggttactgatcatgcaagtgaaaacactctactAACAAAATCCTGTATTTGCATGACAAGATTTGTAGACACTTTTCAAGCTATATGTAATTTCTAGACATTTAtttccattaacccattgactcctgggagtcagacaattttactcgtcaacttgGTCCGTCCTAGGATGGCTGAGGAGTAAATGGGTTGACTTTTGCTTCTTTGCaacattttcttcatttcacTGTATTCATATTATTTGAACAACACTGAACATTCATGCCTGTTCTTTTTACTATGCTATTTACCCCCTAAAGTACACTGTACAATTTCAAAGTTTACTTTTCCCTGGCAGAATCCCAGTTACGGTAATTAATATTCACGAGAACATTAGGACAGGTGAAAAGTCTGCATTGATTGTCAAAAAGTCCATAAAACACTGTTCGGATAAGGTTTGATTTAATGTGTTGAAAAGAGTAagacagtgcacttaaaatgtGACCAAGGCCTTTCGAAagaggcaggtacaaaagtcggaccggatcaactccGATTTCTCACCGTcaatcaatgtaaaaaaaataaattcttaagaaatcaccctagccctaatctttaagctaaccttggtgaaatcAGGGTAAAAATAGAATAGTTTTGGCTTGATCCGAGGTGAGCGACTTTTACACCTGCCCTTTTTAAAGCTCCAGTTTCCTAATAAGGTGAAAATCAATGTTTCAGGTGCGTTACGACGATGAGCTCAAGCGTGTTGTCTGTGAACCAGTTGAAATGACCCAAGAATTTCGCAGATTTGATTTTCAGACGCCATGGGAAAACTTCCCAGAGCACAGAGTCGAAATACAAGAAGCTCAGCAGCAGCAACTTACCACTGGGGAAAAACTTGACAAGAGTTGAACATCAAAGTTTACAGATGCTGGAATTGCAAATTTGATGGAAATAACACCCTTTtgtaaataaaggaaaaaaagttaCTTATTTTTTCACTATTAATTTACTTCATTATATAGCTGCAGTACACTTCCTATTTCTGACATAATTCCCTCTCTGATTG
The Montipora capricornis isolate CH-2021 chromosome 10, ASM3666992v2, whole genome shotgun sequence genome window above contains:
- the LOC138019301 gene encoding NADH dehydrogenase [ubiquinone] iron-sulfur protein 3, mitochondrial-like, coding for MSNLSAMGLNPFETKDFFWLGLEHYEIKPNPYSPYVAHLDSKALGTTKYFKMASSRLRSLLRLGAFASLRIPLKNKQKCFQYFYTPCFSTQLTRKFSTDIAVKEDAAITQLSEFGQYVASILPKYIQQAQMTQTKELELLIAPEGIIPVLTFLKDHTNAQYKSIIDITAVDKPGKPYRFEMVYNLLSLRYNARIRVKTYTDELTPIDSADPVFKAANWYEREIWDMFGVFFADHPDLRRILTDYGFEGHPFRKDFPLSGYVEVRYDDELKRVVCEPVEMTQEFRRFDFQTPWENFPEHRVEIQEAQQQQLTTGEKLDKS